A single genomic interval of Antarcticibacterium arcticum harbors:
- the rplQ gene encoding 50S ribosomal protein L17, with protein MRHGKKINHLGRKTAHRKSMLANMACSLIEHKRINTTVAKAKALKLFVEPLVTKSKEDTTHNRRLVFSKLRSKDSVAELFRDVAPKVGDRPGGYTRIIKLGNRLGDNADMALIELVDYNETYNTTKPEKKKTTRRAGKKKAAEDTAETAEPKAAKKAAPKAEAKTEDKKSENNEDKKED; from the coding sequence ATGAGACACGGAAAAAAAATAAATCACTTAGGTAGAAAGACAGCCCACCGTAAGTCCATGTTGGCAAATATGGCTTGTTCCCTAATTGAGCATAAACGCATCAATACTACAGTTGCAAAGGCAAAAGCCTTGAAATTGTTTGTAGAGCCTTTGGTAACAAAGTCTAAAGAAGATACTACTCATAACCGCCGCTTGGTTTTCTCTAAACTAAGAAGCAAAGATTCTGTTGCTGAATTGTTCAGGGATGTAGCTCCAAAAGTGGGAGATCGTCCGGGAGGATATACAAGGATCATCAAATTGGGTAACCGTCTTGGAGATAATGCAGATATGGCGCTTATAGAGCTTGTAGATTATAACGAAACTTATAACACTACTAAGCCAGAGAAGAAAAAGACCACTCGTAGAGCCGGTAAGAAAAAAGCTGCTGAAGATACTGCTGAAACTGCTGAACCAAAAGCAGCAAAGAAAGCAGCTCCTAAAGCGGAGGCTAAAACAGAGGATAAGAAATCTGAAAACAACGAAGACAAAAAAGAAGACTAA